From Chryseobacterium joostei, the proteins below share one genomic window:
- a CDS encoding GNAT family N-acetyltransferase yields the protein MNTSLTYRKATENDLDYLLDLRMKTMVPHYAEANLPTDHDTTLKRVLYEFEKANIILLDNEPVGLLKIKKTNSETEVLQLQIDPSQQGKGLGKLILTDILEEASLGKNIVSLSVLKTNKAQHLYSSLGFKIVSEDEHSYFMEFSPI from the coding sequence ATGAACACCTCACTTACCTATAGAAAAGCTACAGAAAATGATCTTGATTATCTTCTTGATCTCAGAATGAAGACTATGGTTCCGCATTATGCTGAAGCCAATCTTCCTACAGATCATGACACAACGCTTAAAAGGGTTCTTTACGAATTTGAAAAAGCAAATATCATTCTTCTGGATAATGAACCAGTGGGGCTATTAAAAATAAAAAAGACCAACTCTGAAACGGAAGTTCTGCAGCTTCAGATTGATCCCAGCCAGCAAGGAAAAGGATTGGGAAAACTAATTCTTACAGATATTCTGGAAGAGGCTTCATTGGGGAAAAATATTGTTTCATTAAGTGTGTTAAAAACCAATAAGGCACAACATCTCTATTCAAGTTTGGGATTTAAAATTGTAAGCGAAGATGAGCATTCTTACTTCATGGAATTCTCTCCAATTTAA
- a CDS encoding lysylphosphatidylglycerol synthase transmembrane domain-containing protein: MEKTTKSPLKSVLTIVISLAFAGFFLWLALKGLDFKVIQQSLAKANYLWVLFASVFGLLAYWFRAIRWNLMLEPMGHQISNSNSLWSISFGYLMNLTIPRSGELARATALYGVEKVPVDKSFGTIILERVVDLICMLGFLGLTLLFKYDAILSFYQNSGVNINPNKILLVLLILIGGTVLFFVFKKKLAGVPFLGKIVNFIDGIFQGLTTIFKLKQKGKFILYTLGIWISYYFAAYLVCFALPETSGFTMADGFFIIVVGTLGMIIPASGGIGAYNLAMKYGFMALFISMGKSADLGGEMGLTYSFISLPLQIVIMLVMGLISIPMLAKARNTVVADKDFKK; this comes from the coding sequence ATGGAGAAAACAACAAAAAGTCCATTAAAATCAGTACTCACAATAGTAATATCGCTTGCTTTTGCAGGCTTTTTTTTATGGCTTGCCTTAAAAGGGCTTGATTTTAAAGTGATTCAGCAGTCGTTGGCTAAAGCAAATTACCTTTGGGTATTGTTTGCATCAGTATTTGGTCTTCTGGCTTATTGGTTTAGGGCCATTCGTTGGAATCTGATGCTGGAGCCGATGGGGCACCAAATCTCAAATTCCAATTCACTTTGGTCCATATCATTTGGATATTTAATGAACCTTACCATTCCCAGAAGTGGCGAACTGGCAAGAGCTACTGCTTTGTATGGGGTAGAAAAGGTACCTGTAGACAAGTCATTCGGAACCATTATCCTGGAAAGGGTAGTGGATCTTATCTGTATGCTTGGATTCTTAGGGCTTACCTTGTTATTTAAATATGACGCAATTTTATCATTCTATCAAAATTCAGGAGTAAATATTAATCCAAACAAGATTTTACTTGTCCTATTGATATTGATTGGCGGTACAGTTTTATTTTTTGTCTTTAAAAAGAAACTGGCAGGTGTTCCTTTTTTAGGGAAGATTGTAAATTTTATAGATGGAATATTCCAGGGATTGACTACCATTTTCAAATTGAAGCAAAAAGGAAAGTTCATATTATATACATTAGGAATCTGGATTTCCTATTATTTTGCAGCCTATCTGGTATGTTTTGCACTTCCTGAAACATCAGGGTTTACAATGGCCGACGGATTCTTTATTATTGTTGTGGGAACATTAGGAATGATTATTCCTGCGAGTGGAGGAATTGGTGCCTATAATTTGGCAATGAAGTATGGTTTTATGGCTCTTTTTATCTCGATGGGGAAAAGCGCAGATCTTGGAGGTGAAATGGGGCTTACTTACTCCTTTATCTCTTTACCACTTCAGATTGTAATTATGCTGGTGATGGGGCTTATTTCTATTCCTATGCTGGCTAAAGCAAGAAATACAGTTGTTGCAGACAAGGATTTTAAGAAGTAA
- a CDS encoding vWA domain-containing protein — protein sequence MNRRLLAYFLLDTSGSMNGEPIQALNNGFNGLISMLRADPQAMDSLHLSVITFDREVKNIIPLISLANFYPMEITCPDSGPTHTGAALEMVSELVKKDLVKGSGDEKGDWQPLLFIFTDGKPSDIQKYRQMIPAIRGLEFGAIVGCAAGPKADEQYLKELTDHVVKLDTTDAITLSSFFRWVSSSITQGGHSQHTGEHITLPPPPTELNIII from the coding sequence ATGAACAGAAGATTATTAGCCTATTTTTTACTGGATACTTCCGGTTCCATGAATGGAGAACCTATTCAGGCTCTGAATAATGGATTCAACGGATTGATCAGTATGCTTCGCGCAGATCCACAGGCTATGGACAGCCTTCATTTAAGTGTTATTACTTTCGATAGGGAAGTTAAAAATATCATACCGTTAATATCCCTTGCCAATTTCTACCCCATGGAGATTACCTGTCCGGATAGTGGGCCTACCCATACTGGCGCAGCGTTGGAGATGGTGTCAGAATTGGTAAAGAAAGATCTTGTAAAAGGTTCGGGGGATGAGAAAGGAGACTGGCAGCCACTTCTTTTTATATTTACTGATGGAAAGCCGTCGGATATTCAGAAGTACAGACAGATGATTCCGGCAATCCGAGGTCTTGAATTTGGTGCAATCGTAGGTTGTGCAGCCGGCCCTAAAGCGGATGAACAGTACCTTAAGGAATTGACGGATCATGTGGTAAAACTGGATACTACGGATGCCATTACATTGTCTTCATTTTTCAGGTGGGTGAGTTCTTCCATTACACAAGGAGGTCATTCGCAGCATACAGGGGAACATATAACACTTCCTCCGCCACCAACGGAGCTTAATATTATTATTTAA
- a CDS encoding TerD family protein: MAINLQKGQKIEIGLTKMTIGLGWDPNEGTGYDFDLDASAIMIDSDRKLVSEEYFVFYNNLTSPDGALTHTGDDPNGKNSDGDDDEAIVIDLDKVDSRVEEILFVVTIEDFERRRQNFGQVRNSYIRVVDNGSNQEIAKYELDEDFSIETGVEFGRLYKRNGSWKFEASGIGYRADLGFFLEKYYKGQIIK, encoded by the coding sequence ATGGCAATTAATCTACAGAAAGGACAAAAAATCGAGATCGGATTGACAAAAATGACAATAGGACTTGGTTGGGATCCTAATGAAGGGACAGGCTACGACTTTGATCTTGATGCTTCGGCAATTATGATTGATTCTGACAGAAAATTAGTAAGCGAAGAATATTTTGTTTTTTATAATAACCTGACATCTCCGGATGGTGCTCTTACCCATACAGGCGATGATCCAAATGGTAAAAACAGTGATGGGGATGATGACGAAGCTATTGTTATTGATCTTGATAAAGTGGACTCAAGGGTAGAAGAGATTCTTTTTGTGGTAACCATAGAGGATTTTGAAAGAAGAAGACAAAACTTTGGACAGGTAAGAAACTCATATATAAGAGTGGTAGACAATGGTTCGAACCAGGAGATTGCAAAATATGAACTGGATGAAGACTTCTCTATTGAAACAGGAGTAGAATTCGGGAGACTGTATAAAAGAAATGGGAGTTGGAAATTTGAAGCTTCAGGAATAGGATACAGAGCAGATCTTGGGTTCTTCCTTGAAAAATATTATAAGGGACAAATCATCAAATAA
- a CDS encoding HU family DNA-binding protein, which yields MNKSELIDAIAKDAGITKVAAKAALESFISNVTSTLKKKDGKVSLVGFGTFSVAERAARQGINPATKKPIKIAAKKVAKFKAGADLSNAVSGVKKK from the coding sequence ATGAACAAGTCTGAATTAATCGACGCAATCGCAAAAGATGCAGGTATCACTAAAGTTGCAGCAAAGGCTGCTTTAGAATCTTTCATTTCTAACGTAACTTCTACATTAAAGAAAAAAGACGGAAAAGTTTCTTTAGTAGGTTTCGGTACTTTCTCAGTAGCTGAGAGAGCAGCTAGACAAGGTATTAACCCTGCAACTAAAAAGCCAATCAAAATCGCTGCTAAAAAAGTTGCTAAATTTAAGGCTGGAGCTGATTTATCAAATGCAGTTTCTGGTGTTAAGAAAAAATAA
- the panD gene encoding aspartate 1-decarboxylase: protein MLIEVFKSKIHRVRVTASDLNYIGSITIDEDLIEAAGLVVGERVYIVNVNNGERFDTYVIKGKRKSGEVCLNGPAARKVQRDDIIIIIAYAQMTPEEAKDFQPKIVFPDEKTNLLT, encoded by the coding sequence ATGTTAATAGAAGTTTTCAAATCCAAGATTCATAGGGTAAGAGTTACAGCCTCTGACCTTAATTATATAGGAAGTATAACGATCGATGAAGATCTTATAGAAGCTGCCGGTTTGGTAGTGGGAGAAAGGGTTTATATCGTGAATGTGAATAACGGGGAACGTTTTGATACCTATGTTATCAAAGGGAAAAGGAAGTCGGGAGAAGTATGCCTGAATGGGCCTGCTGCAAGAAAGGTACAAAGAGATGATATCATTATCATTATTGCCTATGCGCAGATGACTCCTGAAGAAGCAAAAGACTTCCAGCCGAAGATCGTTTTCCCTGACGAAAAAACAAATCTTCTAACCTAG
- a CDS encoding TerY-C metal binding domain-containing protein — MRRLPIYFLIDVSESMVGDPIEQVQEGISNIIRELKKDPYSLETVYISVVGFAGEAEVITPLQDIISFYPPKIPIGSGTSLSQGLIKIMDCIDRDIIKTTYERKGDWKPIVFLFTDGVPTDDATKAIERWNNKYNGKANTIAVSIGENTNYKLLGSLADNVLLFNNTDENSYREFFKWVTDSIKTTSQSVTEANKEGINLSKIDSVILEKVDPQMEQRFPDNNFVVLNGKCSETEKLYLMKFKKTFAESSIPGMSTRYYRLDGAYKIDEKAYYRLSSNQRSNLKISIEELQGGTSCPHCANPIALATCSCGGIHCLQGEGYNKCPWCGTSDYYGFSGEGFDINRTLG, encoded by the coding sequence ATGAGAAGACTTCCAATTTATTTCTTAATCGATGTCTCCGAATCTATGGTAGGAGATCCTATTGAACAGGTACAGGAGGGAATTTCCAATATTATCAGGGAACTGAAAAAAGACCCTTACTCATTGGAAACGGTTTATATTTCCGTGGTAGGTTTTGCCGGAGAGGCTGAGGTTATTACGCCGCTTCAGGATATTATCAGTTTTTATCCACCGAAAATCCCAATAGGAAGCGGTACATCACTATCTCAAGGTTTAATTAAAATCATGGACTGCATAGATAGGGATATCATAAAAACAACCTATGAAAGAAAAGGTGACTGGAAACCCATTGTTTTCCTGTTTACGGATGGAGTTCCAACCGATGATGCTACCAAGGCCATTGAAAGATGGAACAATAAGTATAACGGAAAGGCCAATACCATTGCTGTATCCATAGGAGAAAATACAAACTATAAGCTTTTGGGATCTCTGGCTGATAATGTTCTGTTATTTAATAATACTGATGAAAATTCTTACAGAGAGTTTTTTAAATGGGTAACAGATTCCATTAAAACCACCAGTCAAAGTGTAACCGAAGCCAATAAAGAAGGCATTAACCTTTCCAAGATAGATTCTGTAATCCTTGAAAAGGTTGATCCACAGATGGAACAGAGGTTTCCCGATAATAATTTTGTTGTTTTGAATGGTAAATGTTCAGAAACAGAAAAGCTGTATCTGATGAAGTTTAAAAAGACATTTGCAGAATCCAGCATACCGGGGATGTCTACCAGATATTACAGACTGGATGGAGCTTATAAAATTGATGAAAAAGCATACTACAGACTTTCCTCTAATCAAAGAAGTAACCTGAAAATTTCAATAGAAGAGCTTCAGGGAGGAACCTCGTGTCCTCATTGTGCAAATCCAATTGCGCTAGCCACCTGTTCTTGCGGTGGAATTCATTGTCTGCAGGGTGAAGGGTATAATAAATGTCCTTGGTGTGGCACTTCAGATTATTACGGATTCTCCGGAGAAGGATTTGATATCAATAGAACTCTGGGATAA
- a CDS encoding PP2C family serine/threonine-protein phosphatase: MEKASIYQEKEEFKEAHWVLKNANAGKPYEFSFEMADFPNIRIKNIGNLAETGLTFENNRISGTAMTNNLYHLDLEFFHTEDQGTIDYKRVQLLVNVDPKDLWKNIPSDKTADFYKEDEVSLKGKFLDKKIVVVSKRGRSHAHEGKFREDDFAVNELPADWSIISVSDGAGSAKAAREGSRIATTSINDFFSSPEILDEIERNINIIYSSEHSETVRNECRQNVIRFLYEGVLSVHNTLEKKAIENNFSINDLHATLIFALVKKFSFGYVILTFGVGDCPINLINPDFSKVQLLNPMDVGEFSGGTRFITMKEIFNDHIASRFRITCVNNFSHLVLMTDGIYDPKFLTENKLENTESWTTFFNDLNGDNEDHAKVDFINDAEIDHQLLNWTDFWSRGNHDDRTLAIIY; encoded by the coding sequence ATGGAAAAAGCTAGCATCTATCAAGAAAAAGAAGAATTTAAAGAAGCTCATTGGGTATTGAAAAATGCCAATGCAGGGAAGCCTTATGAATTCAGTTTTGAGATGGCAGATTTTCCGAATATAAGAATTAAAAATATCGGAAACCTTGCAGAAACCGGACTTACGTTTGAAAATAACAGAATCTCTGGGACTGCCATGACCAATAACTTGTACCACTTGGATCTGGAATTTTTTCACACAGAGGATCAGGGTACTATTGATTATAAAAGAGTACAATTACTTGTGAATGTTGATCCGAAGGATCTATGGAAGAATATTCCGAGTGATAAAACTGCTGATTTTTATAAAGAAGATGAGGTTTCTTTAAAAGGAAAATTCTTAGACAAAAAAATAGTTGTTGTATCTAAAAGAGGCCGTTCCCATGCGCATGAAGGAAAATTCAGGGAAGATGATTTTGCAGTGAACGAACTTCCTGCAGACTGGAGTATAATCTCCGTTTCAGATGGTGCCGGTTCCGCGAAAGCAGCAAGAGAAGGATCAAGGATTGCAACCACTTCGATAAACGATTTTTTTAGTTCTCCGGAAATTTTAGATGAAATTGAAAGGAATATTAATATTATTTATTCATCTGAACATTCAGAAACAGTACGAAATGAGTGCAGGCAAAATGTCATAAGATTTCTGTATGAAGGGGTCTTATCTGTTCATAATACTCTGGAAAAAAAGGCAATAGAAAATAATTTCTCCATTAATGATCTGCATGCGACTCTAATTTTTGCCTTGGTTAAAAAATTTAGCTTCGGATATGTTATCCTTACTTTTGGAGTAGGAGATTGCCCGATCAATCTGATCAATCCGGACTTTTCCAAAGTACAGCTTTTGAATCCGATGGATGTGGGAGAATTCAGTGGTGGGACTCGTTTTATTACCATGAAAGAAATTTTCAACGATCATATTGCTTCCCGTTTTAGGATAACATGTGTAAACAATTTTTCACATCTTGTTCTTATGACAGACGGTATTTATGATCCTAAATTTCTTACCGAAAATAAGTTAGAGAATACCGAAAGCTGGACAACATTTTTCAACGATCTGAATGGAGATAATGAAGATCATGCAAAGGTTGATTTTATCAACGATGCAGAGATTGATCACCAACTATTGAACTGGACCGATTTCTGGAGCAGAGGAAATCACGATGACCGTACACTGGCAATAATCTATTAA
- a CDS encoding helix-hairpin-helix domain-containing protein translates to MKNTIRVTSVLDAAKSYEYVDEKPIQGGVKDVYFSPDRDYVVAFYRNPLDEGQKERIMRIVSTYLQSIQNGNASEYFLNEIFRWPYDIVEKNKLTGIVVPIYSQKFFFAKGYVGSDNIQGEDKVGKWYTAPMFRNQQYPLRLDQSELGDWLSYFQIAINISRGVKKLHQMGLAHSDLSYNNILVDPVTKSACIIDIDGLVVPKLFPPEVIGTADFIAPEVLKTKHLKLQDPERHLPNQKTDLHALAVLIYMYLLRRHPLRGGKIWDLDSEKDEILSMGEKAMFIEHPNDSTNYVKADHLRKWDAFWGDPQKIPYTVAGPYISDLFRKTFVDGLHDPIRRPTANEWETALLKTVDLIQPCHNSTCTEKWYVFDNTSNPKCPFCGTPHQGTLPILDLYFRFDDEVWKPENHRLMVYHNQYLFKWHVSRKVIRNENLTMQDKMPVGYFTFYQGKWVLVNQSLSGMKDITEQKEIPTGSMVELTDGKKILLSAEEGGRLIYVTMANQ, encoded by the coding sequence ATGAAAAATACTATCAGGGTTACCTCTGTTCTGGATGCAGCCAAATCTTATGAATATGTTGATGAAAAGCCAATTCAGGGTGGGGTGAAAGATGTTTACTTCTCTCCAGACAGAGATTATGTAGTAGCTTTTTACAGAAATCCACTGGACGAGGGACAGAAAGAAAGAATCATGAGGATTGTTTCTACCTATCTTCAAAGTATTCAGAATGGAAATGCTTCAGAGTATTTCTTGAATGAAATATTCAGATGGCCCTATGATATTGTTGAGAAAAATAAACTTACAGGAATTGTAGTTCCCATTTACAGTCAAAAGTTTTTCTTTGCTAAAGGCTATGTAGGTTCAGATAACATTCAGGGAGAGGATAAAGTAGGGAAGTGGTATACAGCGCCTATGTTTCGTAATCAACAATACCCGCTAAGACTTGATCAGTCAGAATTGGGTGATTGGCTGAGTTATTTTCAGATTGCCATTAATATCAGTAGAGGAGTCAAAAAACTACATCAGATGGGGCTTGCTCATTCTGATCTGTCTTATAATAATATCTTGGTGGATCCGGTGACAAAATCAGCCTGCATTATTGATATAGACGGGCTTGTTGTTCCAAAACTATTTCCTCCTGAGGTAATTGGTACGGCAGATTTCATCGCTCCCGAAGTTTTAAAGACCAAACATCTGAAACTTCAGGATCCCGAAAGACATTTACCCAACCAAAAAACAGATCTACACGCTCTTGCAGTACTGATCTATATGTATCTGCTCAGAAGACATCCCTTGCGTGGCGGGAAAATCTGGGATTTAGATTCTGAAAAAGATGAAATTTTATCAATGGGTGAAAAAGCAATGTTCATAGAGCATCCGAATGATTCAACCAATTATGTGAAAGCCGACCATCTTAGAAAATGGGATGCATTCTGGGGTGATCCTCAAAAGATCCCTTATACTGTCGCGGGTCCATACATTTCAGATTTATTCAGAAAAACATTTGTGGACGGATTGCATGACCCCATCAGACGCCCTACTGCCAATGAATGGGAAACGGCTCTGTTGAAGACCGTAGATCTGATCCAGCCATGTCACAATTCCACATGTACAGAAAAATGGTACGTATTTGATAACACCAGCAATCCGAAGTGTCCTTTCTGCGGAACGCCACATCAGGGAACCTTACCTATTCTGGATCTTTATTTTAGGTTTGATGATGAGGTATGGAAACCGGAAAACCACAGATTAATGGTCTATCATAATCAATATTTATTCAAGTGGCATGTTTCCAGAAAGGTGATACGAAACGAAAATCTAACCATGCAGGATAAGATGCCGGTAGGATATTTTACCTTCTATCAGGGAAAATGGGTGTTGGTGAATCAAAGCCTATCCGGAATGAAAGACATCACGGAACAAAAGGAAATTCCTACAGGTTCTATGGTGGAACTTACTGATGGTAAAAAAATCCTGTTGTCTGCTGAAGAGGGAGGCAGGTTAATCTATGTGACCATGGCTAATCAATAA
- a CDS encoding TerD family protein, which translates to MAINLQKGQTIDLRKNDRGESVYDLSKVTIGLGWDVRKQGGFLGKLFSKEAEYDLDAVAFLLDGNGKVANLGRTVQTNDGRQMGLYQGDVVFFNSMQHPSGNVWLTGDNRTGAGDGDDEQIIVKLDQLDQSYQKIVFLVTIYQGRTNNQHFGMIDNAFIRAVDATGKEITKYSLSGDSSMNGMCAMVFAEAYRHNGDWKFRAVGEPHQTDNFIDILRQQYSYSN; encoded by the coding sequence ATGGCAATTAATTTACAGAAAGGTCAAACAATTGATTTAAGGAAAAACGACCGTGGAGAAAGTGTTTATGACCTTTCAAAAGTAACGATAGGCTTAGGATGGGATGTCAGAAAACAGGGAGGTTTCCTGGGCAAACTATTCAGTAAGGAGGCAGAATACGATCTTGATGCAGTGGCATTTCTTTTAGATGGTAACGGAAAGGTTGCAAATCTGGGAAGAACGGTTCAGACCAATGATGGAAGACAAATGGGACTTTATCAGGGTGATGTGGTTTTCTTTAATTCTATGCAGCATCCAAGTGGAAATGTATGGTTGACTGGTGATAACAGAACCGGTGCAGGAGATGGTGATGATGAGCAAATCATTGTAAAGCTTGATCAATTGGATCAAAGCTATCAGAAAATTGTATTTCTTGTAACCATTTATCAAGGAAGAACCAATAACCAACACTTTGGAATGATTGATAATGCATTTATCCGTGCAGTGGATGCTACAGGAAAGGAGATTACAAAATATAGTCTTTCCGGAGACTCCAGTATGAACGGAATGTGTGCCATGGTTTTTGCTGAGGCTTACCGCCATAATGGTGACTGGAAATTCCGTGCTGTGGGAGAACCTCATCAAACGGATAACTTTATCGATATCCTGAGACAGCAGTACTCATATTCAAACTAG